One window from the genome of Candidatus Methanoperedens sp. encodes:
- a CDS encoding ABC transporter permease, with the protein FITLSIIFATANIIAINGLMDGMIYDFVDNTVESSIGHLNIYPDDNERFIDGLGIKEQRLAALKEVEAYSPRLSASGVLSHKELSAPIVVLALDPEKERKVTELLQKLDRGAPIDSNDKNAILISYRLAEDLKLDVGDEAELAFENGQVKLYNVKGIVRTGDKDFDGSTVVMPLIEADRQLAIDNSASVILIRLSDKDLAGTYKQGLMQDLEVSNIKTWKEETEFLLSFADAWKGFTAVISSVGLIAAAISVGIVIYINVLHKRRQIGIMKAIGAKDSFIFTVFIIEAALFGVIGVSIGNIVGYLATWYLETHPFYDAIMQTWISARFGYYLLYNATLISFTVTILAGVYPAIKASRVDIIKAIWGK; encoded by the coding sequence ATTTATAACATTATCTATAATTTTCGCCACTGCAAATATCATCGCCATTAACGGGCTTATGGATGGGATGATATACGATTTCGTTGACAACACGGTTGAGTCGTCCATAGGTCATCTGAATATTTACCCGGATGATAATGAGCGTTTCATTGATGGACTTGGTATAAAGGAACAGAGGCTTGCAGCGTTAAAAGAGGTAGAAGCATATTCTCCAAGGCTCTCTGCAAGCGGAGTCTTATCACACAAAGAACTTTCTGCGCCTATCGTAGTTCTGGCCCTGGATCCTGAAAAAGAAAGGAAAGTGACAGAACTCCTCCAAAAACTCGACAGGGGCGCGCCTATAGACTCCAATGATAAGAATGCCATTCTTATTTCCTATCGTCTTGCAGAAGACCTGAAATTAGATGTCGGGGATGAAGCGGAGCTTGCCTTTGAGAACGGACAGGTCAAATTATATAATGTAAAAGGGATTGTCCGGACTGGAGACAAAGATTTTGACGGCTCCACAGTTGTAATGCCTCTTATTGAGGCTGATAGGCAGCTTGCAATTGATAATAGTGCTTCCGTTATCCTGATCAGGCTTTCGGATAAGGACCTGGCAGGTACATACAAGCAGGGGTTAATGCAGGATCTTGAAGTAAGTAATATTAAAACATGGAAGGAAGAGACCGAATTCTTGCTAAGTTTTGCAGATGCATGGAAAGGTTTTACTGCTGTTATATCCTCGGTTGGCTTGATTGCTGCAGCAATCTCGGTAGGAATAGTAATATACATAAATGTACTTCATAAAAGAAGGCAGATAGGGATAATGAAAGCCATAGGAGCGAAAGACTCCTTCATTTTTACGGTTTTTATAATAGAGGCTGCGCTTTTTGGCGTAATAGGAGTTTCCATTGGGAACATTGTGGGATACCTTGCAACCTGGTACCTGGAAACGCATCCTTTTTACGACGCCATAATGCAGACATGGATAAGCGCAAGGTTCGGCTATTACCTGCTTTATAATGCAACGCTCATTTCTTTTACAGTAACAATACTGGCCGGGGTATATCCGGCTATCAAAGCAAGCAGGGTGGACATTATTAAAGCCATTTGGGGGAAGTAA